One window of the Macaca thibetana thibetana isolate TM-01 chromosome 1, ASM2454274v1, whole genome shotgun sequence genome contains the following:
- the GPR52 gene encoding G-protein coupled receptor 52, which yields MNESRWTEWRILNMSSGIVNVSEHHSCPLGFGHYSVVDVCIFETVVIVLLTFLIIAGNLTVIFVFHCAPLLHHYTTSYFIQTMAYADLFVGVSCLVPTLSLLHYSTGVHESLTCQVFGYIISVLKSVSMACLACISVDRYLAITKPLSYNQLVTPCRLRICIILIWIYSCLIFLPSFFGWGKPGYHGDIFEWCATSWLTSAYFTGFIVCLLYAPAAFVVCFTYFHIFKICRQHTKEINDRRARFPSHEVDSSRETGHSPDRRYAMVLFRITSVFYMLWLPYIIYFLLESSRVLDNPTLSFLTTWLAISNSFCNCVIYSLSNSVFRLGLRRLSETMCTSCMCVKDQEAQDPKPRKRANSCSI from the coding sequence ATGAATGAATCCAGGTGGACTGAATGGAGGATCCTGAACATGAGCAGTGGCATTGTGAATGTGTCCGAGCATCACTCCTGCCCACTTGGATTTGGCCACTACAGTGTGGTGGATGTCTGCATCTTCGAGACAGTGGTTATTGTGTTGCTGACATTTCTGATCATTGCTGGGAATCTAACAGTTATCTTTGTCTTTCATTGTGCTCCACTGTTACATCATTATACTACCAGCTATTTCATTCAGACGATGGCATATGCTGATCTTTTCGTTGGAGTTAGCTGCTTGGTTCCTACTCTCTCACTTCTCCACTACTCCACAGGTGTCCACGAGTCATTGACTTGCCAGGTTTTTGGATATATCATCTCAGTTCTAAAAAGTGTTTCTATGGCATGTCTTGCTTGCATCAGTGTGGATCGTTATCTTGCAATAACCAAGCCTCTTTCCTACAATCAACTGGTCACCCCTTGtcgcctgagaatttgcattatTTTGATCTGGATCTACTCCTGCCTAATTTTCTTGCCTTCCTTTTTTGGCTGGGGGAAACCTGGTTACCACGGTGACATTTTTGAATGGTGTGCCACCTCTTGGCTCACTAGTGCCTATTTTACTGGCtttattgtttgtttactttATGCTCCTGCTGCCTTTGTTGTCTGCTTCacttacttccacattttcaaaatttgcCGTCAGCACACCAAAGAGATAAATGACCGAAGAGCCCGATTCCCTAGCCATGAGGTAGATTCTTCCAGAGAGACTGGACACAGCCCTGACCGTCGCTACGCCATGGTTTTGTTTAGGATAACCAGTGTATTTTATATGCTGTGGCTCCCCTATATAATTTACTTTCTTCTAGAAAGCTCCCGGGTCTTGGATAATCCAACTCTGTCCTTCTTAACAACCTGGCTTGCAATAAGTAATAGTTTTTGTAACTGTGTAATATACAGCCTCTCCAACAGCGTTTTCCGGCTAGGCCTCCGAAGACTGTCTGAGACAATGTGCACATCCTGTATGTGTGTGAAGGATCAGGAAGCACAAGACCCCAAACCTAGGAAACGGGCTAATTCTTGCTCCATTTGA